One part of the Suncus etruscus isolate mSunEtr1 chromosome 2, mSunEtr1.pri.cur, whole genome shotgun sequence genome encodes these proteins:
- the GEMIN2 gene encoding gem-associated protein 2 — protein MAWAPGGSAVEELMPRLLPVEPCDLTDSFDPSVPPRTPQEYLRRVQIEAAQCPDVVVAQIDPKKLKKKPSVNIPLSGCQPAPEGYSPTLQWQQLQVAQFSIVRQSVNRHRSHWKSQQLDSNVTMPKSEDEEGWKKFCLGERLFVKGAVEPVTNESPGIDYVQIGFPPLLSIVSRMNQATVTSVLEYLSNWFGEREFTPELGRWFYALLACLEKPLLPEAHSLIRQLARRCSEVRLLVDSKDDERVPALNLLICLVSRYFDQRDLADEPS, from the exons ATGGCGTGGGCTCCCGGTGGTTCCGCTGTGGAAGAATTAATGCCCCGGCTCTTGCCCGTGGAGCCCTGCGACTTGACGGACAGTTTCGATCCTTCGGTACCTCCAAGGACGCCTCAGGAATACTTGAGGCGGGTCCA GATCGAAGCAGCGCAGTGCCCAGACGTTGTTGTAGCTCAGATAGATCCGAAGAAGTTGAAAAAGAAGCCAAGTGTGAATATTCCC CTTTCTGGATGCCAGCCTGCTCCTGAAGGATACTCCCCTACACTTCAATGGCAGCAGTTACAAGTGGCACAGTTTTCAATTGTTCGACAG AGTGTGAATAGACACAGAAGTCACTGGAAATCACAACAATTGGATAGTAATGTGACCATG ccaaAATCTGAAGATGAAGAAGGCTGGAAAAAATTTTGTTTAGGAGAAAGGTTATTTGTTAAAGGGGCTGTTGAGCCAGTTACAAATGAAAGTCCTGGAATCGACTATGTACAA attggttttcctccattgcttagTATTGTTAGCAGGATGaatcag gcaacaGTAACTAGTGTTTTGGAATATCTGAGTAATTGGTTTGGAGAAAGAGAATTTACTCCAGAATTG GGAAGGTGGTTTTATGCTCTATTGGCTTGTCTCGAAAAACCTTTATTGCCTGAGGCTCATTCACTAATAAGGCAGCTTGCAAGAAGGTGCTCCGAAGTCAGACTCTTGGTG GACAGCAAAGATGATGAAAGGGTCCCTGCTTTAAATTTACTGATCTGCTTAGTTAGCAG